A window of the Arcobacter sp. F155 genome harbors these coding sequences:
- a CDS encoding DUF423 domain-containing protein — translation MTLNKNVRFFLTVSSIMMALAIAIGAFGAHGLKAIVSAQLLVTYNTGVEYHFYNTLGLFAATFMMYLKPDSKGVKIAAWLILIGMIIFSFSLYALVLLNMPILGAITPIGGTLLIIAWIMLAISFYKEK, via the coding sequence ATGACACTAAATAAAAACGTTAGATTTTTTCTAACAGTTTCTTCTATTATGATGGCACTTGCCATTGCAATTGGAGCTTTTGGAGCACATGGTCTAAAAGCAATTGTTTCAGCACAGTTACTAGTAACTTATAATACTGGTGTTGAATATCATTTTTATAACACACTAGGGCTTTTTGCAGCAACATTTATGATGTATTTAAAGCCTGACTCAAAAGGCGTAAAAATAGCAGCTTGGCTAATTTTAATTGGAATGATAATTTTTTCATTTTCATTATACGCTTTAGTTTTATTAAATATGCCTATTTTAGGTGCAATCACTCCTATTGGAGGGACACTATTAATTATCGCATGGATAATGTTAGCAATTTCATTTTATAAGGAAAAATAG
- a CDS encoding NCS2 family permease — MFMFKLNEHKTNVFTELSAGFTTFLTMMYIVPVNGFILADAGLPMEAVITATALITILATLFSGLWSNTPIAMSVGMGLNAYFSYGLVLGMNIPWQTALGIVFLSGILFVILSFTNFRVWIMTSIPMNLRRAISAGIGTFIAFIGLKQMGMIVDNEATLVALGDFSNSNVLLGVLGLVLSFAFYSYKVKGAFVLSIGITSVVAWSTGLGELPTELLSAPASIAPIAFELDIASALTLSLLPVIITFLITDMFDTLGTLTGVGTRAKLFQENNKDDKSLQKTLEADAMATTAGSLLGVSTTTAFIESASGVEEGGRTGLTAVFTAAFFVCTLFMLPLFKSIPGNAIYPVLVVVGVLMFTELGKINFEDTDLATSAGAFFIVVLMPLTFSITNGIAAGFLVYTIIKLARNEYKDLNLGILVITFISLLAFIL, encoded by the coding sequence ATATTTATGTTTAAGCTAAACGAACATAAAACAAATGTTTTTACTGAATTATCTGCTGGATTTACAACATTTTTAACAATGATGTATATTGTTCCTGTAAATGGTTTTATTTTAGCCGATGCGGGACTTCCAATGGAAGCAGTAATCACAGCAACTGCGTTAATTACTATTTTAGCAACACTATTTAGTGGTTTATGGTCAAATACTCCAATTGCAATGTCAGTTGGTATGGGATTAAATGCATACTTCTCTTATGGGTTAGTATTAGGTATGAACATACCATGGCAAACAGCTTTAGGAATCGTATTTCTATCAGGTATTTTATTTGTGATTTTATCTTTTACAAACTTTAGAGTTTGGATTATGACTTCAATTCCAATGAACCTAAGACGTGCAATTTCTGCTGGTATTGGTACTTTTATTGCATTTATTGGTTTAAAACAAATGGGAATGATTGTTGATAATGAAGCAACATTAGTTGCTTTAGGAGACTTCTCTAACTCAAATGTTTTACTTGGGGTTCTAGGATTAGTTTTATCTTTTGCTTTTTATTCATATAAAGTAAAAGGAGCTTTTGTTCTTTCTATTGGAATCACATCTGTTGTTGCTTGGTCAACAGGACTTGGTGAATTACCTACTGAACTTTTAAGTGCTCCTGCTTCAATTGCACCAATTGCTTTTGAGCTTGATATTGCAAGTGCACTAACACTTTCTTTATTACCTGTAATAATCACATTCTTAATTACTGATATGTTTGATACTTTAGGTACTTTAACTGGTGTTGGAACAAGAGCAAAATTATTCCAAGAGAATAATAAAGATGATAAATCTTTACAAAAAACATTAGAAGCGGATGCAATGGCAACTACTGCTGGATCACTTCTTGGAGTATCTACAACAACTGCATTTATTGAAAGTGCATCAGGGGTAGAAGAGGGTGGAAGAACAGGTTTAACAGCTGTATTTACAGCAGCATTTTTTGTTTGTACACTTTTTATGCTACCATTATTTAAATCAATTCCAGGAAATGCAATTTATCCTGTTTTAGTTGTTGTTGGTGTATTAATGTTTACAGAGTTAGGTAAAATCAACTTTGAAGACACAGATTTAGCAACAAGTGCAGGTGCATTTTTCATCGTAGTTTTAATGCCATTAACTTTTTCTATTACAAATGGTATTGCTGCAGGATTTCTAGTTTATACTATTATTAAATTAGCTAGAAATGAATACAAAGACTTAAACTTAGGGATTTTAGTAATTACATTCATAAGTTTATTAGCATTTATTTTATAA
- a CDS encoding ion transporter, whose translation MNVIERIEHIRDAKWFSNLTTFIILAYASVLGFKTIDEVETNYAIFLQFADIFVTIYFIFEIAIKMVAEKKFINFFKSGWNLFDFIIVVITLLPLEQSGFAAIARMLRVFRVLRLFTARPELKAIIDMLIKAIPAIIDIVILMFIIFYIYAIIGNFYFQDLPSGLWKDFLISMLTLFRVLTFEDWTDVMYEAMEVYPMAWIYFVSFVIIAAFVFFNLFVAVIIGEMQKIQEADFHEEVHEDSKKLDILLEEIKTLREEVKDLKKKE comes from the coding sequence ATGAACGTAATTGAGAGAATTGAGCATATAAGAGATGCAAAATGGTTTTCTAACCTTACAACTTTTATTATTTTAGCATATGCTTCTGTTTTAGGATTTAAAACAATTGATGAAGTAGAGACTAATTATGCAATATTTTTACAGTTTGCAGATATTTTTGTAACTATATATTTTATCTTTGAAATAGCTATTAAAATGGTAGCAGAAAAGAAGTTTATTAACTTTTTTAAATCAGGATGGAATCTTTTTGATTTTATTATTGTTGTAATTACTCTTTTACCTTTAGAGCAATCAGGTTTTGCAGCTATTGCAAGGATGTTAAGGGTATTTAGAGTTTTACGATTGTTTACAGCTCGACCTGAGCTAAAAGCAATTATTGATATGCTAATCAAGGCTATCCCAGCAATCATTGATATTGTGATTTTAATGTTTATCATTTTCTATATCTATGCAATTATTGGAAACTTCTATTTCCAAGATTTACCATCTGGATTATGGAAAGACTTCTTAATTTCAATGCTTACACTGTTTAGAGTTCTTACTTTTGAAGACTGGACAGATGTTATGTATGAGGCTATGGAAGTATATCCTATGGCTTGGATTTATTTTGTATCTTTTGTAATTATTGCAGCATTTGTATTCTTTAACCTTTTTGTTGCAGTTATTATTGGTGAAATGCAAAAAATTCAAGAAGCAGACTTCCATGAAGAAGTACATGAAGATAGTAAAAAATTAGATATTTTATTAGAAGAGATTAAAACTTTAAGAGAAGAAGTTAAAGACTTAAAGAAAAAAGAGTAA
- the upp gene encoding uracil phosphoribosyltransferase has product MYKESSNVVVKHLVNRLRDVKTASNEFRLTIEEISRIIAAEALEDFETKTTSIETWQGPLDVEMLEVNKLVLVPILRAGEPMLTGILRTLPYAKSGFLAMKRDEETALSKLFYENIPNLDGRTVLLLDPMIATGGSLIDGIDYLKEKGAKRIISLNILGAPEGVEAVQNAHPDVDIYIAQIDERLDENKYIRPGLGDAGDRAFNTNG; this is encoded by the coding sequence ATGTACAAAGAAAGCTCAAATGTGGTTGTAAAACACCTAGTTAATAGACTAAGAGATGTTAAAACTGCTTCAAATGAATTTAGACTTACAATAGAAGAAATCTCAAGAATTATTGCAGCTGAAGCTTTAGAAGATTTTGAAACTAAAACTACAAGTATTGAAACATGGCAAGGGCCATTAGATGTTGAAATGCTTGAGGTTAATAAACTTGTTTTAGTTCCAATCTTAAGAGCTGGTGAACCAATGTTAACAGGTATTTTAAGAACTTTACCATATGCAAAAAGTGGATTTTTAGCAATGAAAAGAGATGAAGAAACTGCTTTATCTAAACTATTTTATGAAAATATTCCAAACTTAGATGGAAGAACTGTTTTATTATTAGACCCGATGATTGCTACTGGTGGTTCTTTAATTGATGGAATTGATTACTTAAAAGAAAAAGGTGCAAAAAGAATTATCTCTTTAAATATTTTAGGAGCTCCTGAAGGTGTTGAAGCAGTTCAAAATGCTCATCCTGATGTTGATATTTATATTGCTCAAATTGATGAAAGACTTGATGAAAATAAATATATTAGACCAGGTCTTGGAGATGCTGGAGATAGAGCATTTAACACTAACGGTTAA
- a CDS encoding phosphoribosyltransferase, whose amino-acid sequence MEKYYYGYEEFKEDTQVLVDKCRGFEPDILLAVARGGLTLSHLMAQALDMRNLYALNSIHYEGELKLDTFNIFNIPDVSHAKRVLIIDDIVDSGETMREILKVLHEKFPEVEFKLATIFRKETAVLQPDYSVKEADKWIDFFWEVDVK is encoded by the coding sequence TTGGAAAAATATTATTACGGATACGAAGAGTTTAAAGAAGATACTCAAGTTTTAGTTGACAAGTGTAGAGGTTTTGAGCCAGACATTCTTTTAGCAGTTGCAAGAGGTGGTTTAACACTTTCTCACTTAATGGCGCAAGCTTTAGATATGAGAAATCTATATGCATTAAACTCTATTCACTATGAAGGTGAATTAAAACTTGATACATTCAATATTTTTAATATTCCTGATGTATCTCATGCAAAAAGAGTATTAATTATTGATGATATTGTTGACTCTGGTGAAACTATGAGAGAAATTTTAAAAGTATTACACGAAAAATTTCCTGAAGTAGAGTTCAAATTAGCAACAATCTTTAGAAAAGAAACAGCTGTTTTACAACCTGATTATTCTGTAAAAGAAGCTGACAAATGGATTGACTTCTTTTGGGAAGTTGACGTAAAATAA
- a CDS encoding GyrI-like domain-containing protein has product MIRSKIVNDTIFYINKNIELNITLDELAKNNSVSKYHFHRIFKEETGMNLFEMITSIRLQKAANLLIVNKYSTISEIANACGFNSHSSFIKAFKKKFNYTPKEWKKDGYKKFSQEIIKSYESLEIKEKIEPTIKFCETIKCLYIRHKGYGKNITNTWQRLLSLSFELGIKNPIQIGIQHDNPTITLKEEASYIACIKVDEEKFPNLPILELPSSICAVFTLKGKYGDVLKYMAYIYNEWLPNSGYEAKTTPSYSIYKKNHFVDNNEFFELDFYLPIKVIY; this is encoded by the coding sequence ATGATTCGCTCTAAAATTGTAAATGACACAATTTTTTATATCAATAAAAATATTGAATTAAACATTACATTAGATGAACTAGCAAAAAATAACTCTGTAAGTAAATATCACTTCCATAGAATCTTTAAAGAAGAGACAGGAATGAATCTTTTTGAGATGATTACTTCAATAAGACTACAAAAAGCTGCAAACCTTTTAATTGTAAATAAGTACTCTACTATTAGTGAAATAGCAAATGCTTGTGGCTTTAACTCTCACTCTTCCTTTATAAAAGCTTTTAAAAAGAAGTTTAACTACACTCCTAAAGAGTGGAAAAAAGATGGTTATAAAAAGTTTTCCCAAGAGATTATTAAAAGTTATGAAAGCTTAGAAATAAAAGAGAAAATAGAACCAACAATCAAATTTTGTGAAACAATCAAGTGTCTTTATATCAGACATAAAGGTTATGGAAAAAACATCACAAATACTTGGCAAAGACTTTTATCACTAAGCTTTGAATTAGGGATTAAAAACCCTATTCAAATAGGAATTCAACATGATAATCCAACTATTACTTTAAAAGAAGAAGCTTCATATATAGCTTGTATAAAAGTAGATGAAGAGAAATTTCCGAACCTTCCTATTTTAGAACTTCCAAGTAGTATTTGTGCTGTATTTACTTTAAAGGGTAAATATGGAGACGTACTAAAATACATGGCTTATATATACAATGAATGGCTTCCTAACTCAGGATATGAAGCAAAAACAACCCCTTCTTATTCAATTTATAAGAAAAACCATTTTGTTGATAATAATGAGTTTTTTGAACTAGACTTCTATCTTCCAATAAAAGTAATATATTAA
- a CDS encoding NAD-dependent epimerase/dehydratase family protein codes for MKKTVSILGTGWLGHPLALSLKENYKVKVSIRTKEKKEAFKKEGLLPFVLNETSLEGLDELLDTNYLFINFPPSKFEDFKAFLEKIYSHENIKNIEKIIFISSTSIYPDEEKTFNEDEEFTNPKSQKIYGIEKLIKEKTHVIFRCSGLMGASRISGRYFAGKELDSEDVKINYVHLDDVIAATIFALENDLKGIYNLCSCQHPTRKEIYFKNASKFGFDKPIFKNKKEYKERLIDGSKIEREGFKYKYSNPLEYEYY; via the coding sequence ATGAAAAAAACAGTTTCAATCTTAGGAACAGGGTGGCTAGGTCACCCTTTAGCTCTAAGTTTAAAAGAAAACTACAAAGTAAAAGTCTCTATTAGAACAAAAGAAAAGAAAGAAGCTTTTAAAAAAGAAGGATTACTTCCTTTTGTTTTAAATGAAACTTCATTAGAAGGTTTAGATGAACTTTTAGATACAAACTATTTATTTATAAACTTTCCTCCCTCAAAATTTGAAGACTTCAAAGCCTTTTTAGAAAAAATATATTCCCATGAAAATATAAAAAACATAGAAAAAATCATATTTATTAGTTCAACTTCGATTTATCCAGATGAAGAAAAAACTTTCAATGAAGATGAAGAGTTTACAAACCCTAAATCACAAAAGATTTATGGTATAGAGAAGTTAATAAAAGAGAAAACTCATGTTATTTTTAGATGTTCTGGACTTATGGGAGCTAGTAGAATTTCTGGAAGATACTTTGCAGGAAAAGAGCTTGATAGTGAAGATGTGAAGATAAACTATGTTCATCTTGATGATGTAATTGCTGCAACAATATTTGCCCTAGAAAATGATTTAAAAGGTATTTACAATCTTTGTAGCTGTCAACATCCAACAAGAAAAGAGATATATTTTAAAAATGCTTCAAAGTTTGGTTTTGATAAACCTATTTTTAAAAATAAAAAAGAGTATAAAGAACGTCTAATAGATGGAAGTAAAATTGAAAGAGAAGGGTTTAAATATAAGTATTCAAACCCTTTAGAGTATGAGTATTATTAA
- a CDS encoding methyl-accepting chemotaxis protein, producing the protein MIKNASIKVKLLSTVIIAILVVALYMLFEVVSSLKSASTLVVNQTEKTAYENKEKELKNYVSLAIETVESYYERTAKDKVKSEVEDYITEQSGFLFSIIEAEYEKNKNILSEQALKERIKSIIENTRYGTSGYFWVNDFNYKMVMHPIKKELSGQYFKNTPKVPFVELGVEALNKNKKDEAFIEYSFYNPSSKKTVFKASIVKVFKPYNWIIGTGAYIDDISEKMKQEALKAIGTMKYGKTGYFWVNDSNHVVLAHGAKASLVGKDMTDLQDKKGKYLYQEIVKTANASENGGLVKYFWSIPGKTGDFEKFSYVQRFEPWDMIIGTGAYIIDTEEELKKLNDLTEENIASAIVSSIIAVLILIIILTIAVVIILNRVVFNPLEYFQHGLLDFFKYVNKEKEDINPIEVTANDEIGKMASLINDNIDKTKAIIEQDNKVISEVKDIVNRVSDGLLNERISTSTNNESLEELKNLLNNMLDNLEKLVGKNINNLSEVLEHYASRDFTKSLDKASSGKIGNDILNLNRMITIMLQDNKEDGETLQEKSLELTTNVKTLSENATSQAASLEETAASIEEITGNIRQTNDKAQQMLKISSETQNSAHKGKDLATRTSVSMEEINEKVTMINEAITVIDQIAFQTNILSLNAAVEAATAGEAGKGFAVVAAEVRNLASRSAEAAKEIKDLVEDATIKANDGKNISSEMIDGFQELEENIKQTNNLINDVTNAANEQSSGMNQISDAVNQLDRFTQENASIADKTNFIAQETNSIADDIVEATNKNKFTQK; encoded by the coding sequence ATGATAAAAAATGCTTCTATAAAAGTTAAGCTTTTATCAACAGTAATTATTGCTATTTTAGTAGTAGCTCTTTATATGTTATTTGAAGTTGTTTCATCTTTAAAAAGTGCATCAACATTAGTAGTTAATCAAACTGAAAAAACTGCCTATGAAAATAAAGAGAAAGAGCTTAAAAACTATGTTTCTTTAGCTATTGAAACAGTTGAGTCATATTATGAAAGAACTGCAAAAGATAAAGTAAAAAGTGAAGTTGAAGACTATATTACAGAACAATCTGGATTTTTATTTTCTATTATTGAAGCAGAATATGAGAAAAATAAAAATATCTTAAGTGAACAAGCACTCAAGGAAAGAATCAAGTCTATTATTGAAAATACTAGATATGGTACATCTGGATATTTTTGGGTAAATGATTTTAACTATAAAATGGTTATGCACCCAATCAAAAAGGAATTAAGTGGACAATACTTTAAAAATACGCCTAAAGTTCCTTTTGTTGAATTAGGTGTAGAAGCACTAAACAAAAATAAAAAAGATGAAGCATTTATTGAATACTCATTCTATAATCCAAGTAGTAAGAAAACTGTATTTAAAGCTTCTATTGTAAAGGTGTTTAAGCCATACAACTGGATTATTGGTACTGGTGCATATATTGATGACATTAGTGAAAAGATGAAACAAGAAGCATTAAAAGCTATTGGAACTATGAAGTATGGAAAAACTGGATACTTCTGGGTAAATGATTCTAATCATGTTGTTTTAGCTCATGGAGCAAAAGCTTCATTAGTTGGAAAAGATATGACAGATTTACAAGATAAAAAAGGAAAATACCTTTATCAAGAGATTGTAAAAACTGCAAATGCTTCTGAAAATGGTGGTTTAGTTAAATACTTCTGGTCAATTCCAGGAAAAACTGGTGACTTTGAAAAATTCTCTTATGTACAAAGATTTGAACCATGGGATATGATTATAGGAACTGGTGCATATATTATTGATACAGAAGAGGAGTTAAAAAAGCTAAATGACTTAACTGAAGAAAATATTGCATCTGCTATTGTTAGTTCAATTATTGCTGTTTTAATTTTAATCATAATTTTAACAATTGCCGTTGTTATTATTCTTAATAGAGTTGTATTTAATCCATTAGAGTATTTCCAACATGGTTTACTTGACTTCTTTAAATATGTAAATAAAGAGAAAGAAGATATTAACCCAATTGAAGTTACTGCAAATGATGAGATTGGAAAAATGGCTTCTCTTATCAATGATAATATTGATAAAACAAAAGCAATTATAGAACAAGACAACAAAGTTATTTCAGAAGTAAAAGATATTGTTAACAGAGTTAGTGATGGATTATTAAATGAAAGAATTTCAACTTCAACAAATAATGAATCACTTGAAGAGTTAAAAAACTTACTTAACAATATGCTTGATAACTTAGAAAAGCTTGTAGGTAAAAATATCAATAACCTAAGTGAAGTACTAGAGCACTATGCTAGTAGAGACTTTACTAAATCACTTGATAAAGCAAGTAGCGGTAAAATTGGAAATGACATTCTTAACTTAAATAGAATGATAACAATTATGCTTCAAGACAATAAAGAAGATGGTGAAACTCTACAAGAGAAATCTTTAGAGTTAACAACTAATGTTAAAACATTAAGTGAAAATGCTACAAGTCAAGCTGCATCTTTAGAAGAGACTGCTGCTTCAATTGAAGAAATCACTGGTAATATTAGACAAACAAATGATAAAGCACAACAGATGTTAAAAATCTCTTCTGAGACTCAAAACTCTGCACATAAAGGTAAAGATTTAGCAACTAGAACTTCTGTTTCAATGGAAGAGATAAATGAGAAAGTAACTATGATTAATGAAGCAATTACAGTAATTGATCAAATTGCCTTCCAAACAAATATTCTATCTCTTAATGCAGCTGTTGAGGCAGCTACTGCTGGTGAAGCTGGTAAAGGTTTCGCAGTTGTTGCAGCTGAAGTTAGAAACTTAGCATCTAGATCTGCTGAAGCGGCTAAAGAGATTAAAGACTTAGTTGAAGATGCGACAATTAAAGCAAATGATGGTAAAAATATTAGTTCTGAGATGATTGATGGTTTCCAAGAACTTGAAGAAAATATCAAACAAACTAATAATCTAATCAATGATGTTACAAATGCAGCTAATGAACAAAGTTCAGGAATGAATCAAATTAGTGATGCGGTAAATCAATTAGATAGATTTACTCAAGAGAATGCTTCAATTGCAGATAAAACAAACTTCATTGCACAAGAGACAAACTCAATTGCAGATGATATTGTAGAAGCAACAAATAAAAATAAATTTACTCAAAAATAA
- a CDS encoding GGDEF domain-containing protein, which yields MAIKKVQEELDKQLEFFCDSLKSNNSFLQMLFDTVPNPMFYKDRSGRYLYCNDAFSKTILGISKEEIEGKTLYELPDLIPKEYADIYKQKDEELFNNPGVQNYETKVKCADSEVRHYNFYKATFVEDGTVLGLVGVMLDITSYKQTVEELDRKNKLLSGLSNTDFLTNLGNRRYFESTFSKKLAYLNRTGQEFSFALIDIDFFKDFNDKFGHQKGDEVLTEVASIIRSTLTRENDFCFRLGGEEFGLLFNTNSPEDSYALMEKLRTNIIAKEIDAANTSIYPYLTVSIGLGNILKAHKDFTSSSLYNSVDKLLYESKERGRNQTRMKNFI from the coding sequence TTGGCTATAAAAAAAGTACAAGAAGAGTTAGATAAACAATTAGAATTTTTTTGTGATAGTTTAAAATCTAATAACTCTTTTTTACAAATGCTATTCGATACAGTTCCTAACCCTATGTTCTACAAAGATAGAAGTGGAAGATATCTATATTGTAATGATGCTTTTTCTAAAACAATTCTAGGAATAAGTAAGGAAGAAATAGAAGGGAAAACTCTTTATGAACTTCCTGATCTTATTCCAAAAGAGTATGCAGATATTTATAAGCAAAAAGACGAAGAACTTTTTAATAACCCTGGGGTTCAAAACTATGAAACAAAAGTAAAGTGTGCAGATTCTGAAGTTAGACATTACAACTTCTATAAGGCTACTTTTGTAGAAGATGGAACTGTTCTTGGGCTTGTGGGAGTTATGTTAGATATAACTTCATATAAACAAACAGTTGAAGAGTTAGATAGAAAAAACAAACTTTTAAGTGGACTAAGTAATACTGATTTTCTAACAAACTTAGGAAATAGAAGATATTTTGAAAGCACCTTTAGTAAAAAATTAGCGTACTTAAATAGAACAGGGCAAGAGTTCTCTTTTGCTTTAATTGATATTGATTTTTTTAAAGATTTTAATGATAAGTTTGGACACCAAAAAGGTGATGAAGTTTTAACAGAAGTTGCAAGTATTATTAGAAGTACTCTAACTAGAGAAAATGATTTTTGTTTTAGATTAGGTGGAGAAGAGTTTGGTTTATTATTTAATACAAACTCACCGGAAGACTCATATGCCTTAATGGAAAAGCTAAGAACAAATATCATTGCAAAAGAAATAGATGCTGCAAATACTTCTATTTATCCATATCTAACTGTATCTATAGGTCTAGGAAATATTTTAAAAGCTCATAAAGATTTTACTTCAAGCAGTTTGTATAATAGTGTTGATAAACTTTTATATGAATCTAAAGAAAGAGGTAGAAATCAAACTAGAATGAAAAATTTCATCTAG
- a CDS encoding PLP-dependent aminotransferase family protein, whose amino-acid sequence MSNLKRSYIREILDATNEDTISFAGGLPNEKLFPLKQIKKATNKVLKKVDALQYSKSIGDEALRKKIAKIYTQKFDFPTQADEILITTGSQQSFDIISKTFIHKELFVQKPTYIGALGAFKILNKSLNDFTDTQSLKARMSEDDTLYLMSDFSNPTSKCMSLKERLIFASLLKQSDAYLIEDGAYGLLSFNGKTRKPIASLYEKSFHLGSFSKIVAPGLRVGWIRTSKENIEKLLIAKESLDLHTSTLSQMIINQYLEDNDLFEHIKLIRKEYKSKMNYMAKCMEEYLPSFKFEKPKGGMFIYGKFEKDSLELAKKALEKNVAFVPSCVFDINEEKSTHARFNFTNSSKSQMKAGIKTIAKILNKD is encoded by the coding sequence ATGAGCAATTTAAAAAGGTCATATATAAGAGAAATTCTTGATGCTACAAATGAAGATACAATCTCATTTGCAGGTGGATTACCAAATGAAAAACTATTTCCATTAAAACAGATTAAAAAAGCAACAAACAAAGTTTTAAAAAAAGTTGATGCTTTGCAATATAGTAAATCAATTGGAGATGAAGCTTTAAGAAAAAAGATTGCAAAAATATATACTCAAAAGTTTGATTTTCCAACACAAGCTGATGAAATTTTAATAACAACAGGTTCTCAACAATCATTTGACATCATCAGTAAAACTTTTATTCATAAAGAACTATTTGTTCAAAAACCAACTTATATTGGAGCATTAGGAGCTTTTAAAATTTTAAATAAAAGTTTAAATGACTTTACTGATACACAGAGTTTAAAGGCTAGAATGAGTGAAGATGATACTTTATATTTAATGAGTGATTTTTCAAATCCAACATCTAAATGTATGTCATTAAAAGAAAGGTTAATTTTTGCAAGTTTATTAAAACAAAGTGATGCATATTTAATTGAAGATGGTGCATATGGTTTATTAAGTTTTAATGGTAAAACAAGAAAACCAATCGCTTCATTATATGAAAAGAGTTTTCACTTAGGTTCATTTTCTAAAATAGTAGCACCAGGTCTTAGAGTTGGTTGGATTAGAACATCTAAAGAGAATATCGAAAAGCTTTTAATCGCAAAAGAGTCTTTAGATTTACATACTTCTACTTTAAGTCAAATGATTATAAATCAATATTTAGAAGATAATGATTTATTTGAGCATATAAAGTTGATTAGAAAAGAGTATAAATCAAAGATGAATTATATGGCAAAATGTATGGAAGAGTATCTACCTTCTTTTAAGTTTGAAAAACCAAAGGGCGGAATGTTTATTTATGGAAAATTTGAAAAAGATAGTTTAGAATTAGCAAAAAAAGCTTTAGAAAAAAATGTAGCTTTTGTTCCTTCTTGTGTATTTGATATAAATGAAGAAAAATCTACACATGCAAGATTCAATTTTACAAATAGTTCTAAATCACAGATGAAAGCAGGGATTAAAACAATAGCAAAAATACTAAATAAAGACTAA